A single Methylobacterium sp. 17Sr1-1 DNA region contains:
- a CDS encoding collagen-like protein produces MRPFRAALILSACAVLSGPALAQPQTPAGGRAAAPAQQAITVWDARIEAGDLTVSGSVGKAGVVVTLDDDIPVTSDKRGRFTLKVPYVPQNCVATLKAGEASREIAVANCGATGAPGPKGEPGPTGPQGMAGLAGPPGPKGEPGPKGDAGPRGEAGPKGDAGPKGEPGPRGEAGPKGEPGARGEAGPAGPQGPAGPQGPAGSAGATAATATAALPFRMLRTDGCAKPHCELVCDAGETFVSAYCLRGGNPNFTRRESGEAVALCPSDSSGMVGFCAKL; encoded by the coding sequence ATGCGTCCATTCCGCGCCGCGTTGATCCTGTCCGCCTGTGCCGTCCTGTCCGGCCCGGCTCTCGCGCAGCCGCAGACGCCGGCGGGCGGGCGCGCGGCCGCCCCGGCGCAACAAGCCATCACGGTCTGGGATGCCCGGATCGAGGCCGGCGACCTGACCGTCTCCGGCAGCGTCGGCAAGGCCGGGGTGGTCGTCACCCTCGACGACGACATCCCGGTCACCTCGGACAAGCGCGGACGCTTCACCCTGAAGGTGCCGTACGTGCCGCAGAACTGCGTCGCGACGCTCAAGGCCGGCGAGGCCTCGCGCGAGATCGCGGTGGCGAATTGCGGTGCCACCGGCGCCCCGGGCCCGAAGGGCGAGCCGGGCCCGACCGGGCCGCAGGGCATGGCCGGCCTCGCCGGCCCCCCCGGCCCGAAGGGCGAGCCCGGTCCCAAGGGGGATGCGGGGCCCAGGGGCGAGGCAGGACCGAAGGGAGATGCTGGCCCCAAGGGAGAGCCCGGGCCGCGGGGCGAGGCGGGCCCGAAGGGTGAGCCGGGCGCCCGCGGCGAGGCCGGTCCCGCCGGGCCGCAAGGGCCGGCAGGGCCGCAGGGGCCGGCCGGATCGGCGGGAGCGACGGCCGCCACGGCCACGGCCGCCCTGCCGTTCCGGATGCTGCGCACCGACGGTTGCGCCAAGCCGCATTGCGAGCTCGTCTGCGACGCGGGCGAGACCTTCGTGTCGGCCTATTGCCTGCGCGGGGGCAACCCGAACTTCACCCGCCGCGAGAGCGGCGAGGCCGTGGCTTTGTGCCCGTCGGACAGCTCGGGCATGGTCGGGTTCTGCGCGAAGCTGTAA
- a CDS encoding formaldehyde-activating enzyme produces the protein MSEIVFRTGEATVLAAEGQYTDAMPEVLIGSVRGPVGQAFASMMGQVQGHTRMFVVRDINQLVRPATMMTTKATIHTADYVELLGGVVQAATGDAIVDCIIEGILPRDGLDELCMIIMIWLDPRCPEDPNLDRRDLYRTNYEATKLAIARALKGEPTVDELIANRRTVRHYALEGVLDEEA, from the coding sequence ATGAGCGAGATCGTCTTCCGCACCGGCGAGGCCACGGTGCTGGCCGCCGAGGGCCAGTACACCGACGCGATGCCGGAGGTGCTGATCGGCTCGGTGCGCGGTCCGGTCGGCCAGGCCTTCGCCTCGATGATGGGGCAGGTCCAGGGCCACACCCGCATGTTCGTGGTGCGCGACATCAACCAGCTGGTGCGCCCGGCCACGATGATGACCACCAAGGCGACGATCCACACCGCCGACTACGTCGAACTGCTCGGCGGCGTGGTCCAGGCCGCGACCGGCGACGCCATCGTCGATTGCATCATCGAGGGCATCCTGCCCCGCGACGGGCTCGACGAGCTGTGCATGATCATCATGATCTGGCTCGACCCGCGCTGCCCCGAGGATCCGAACCTCGACCGCCGGGATCTCTACCGCACCAATTACGAGGCGACGAAGCTCGCCATCGCCCGGGCGCTGAAGGGCGAGCCGACGGTCGACGAGCTGATCGCCAACCGCCGCACCGTGCGCCATTACGCTCTCGAGGGCGTGCTCGACGAAGAGGCCTAA
- the metH gene encoding methionine synthase has product MTDPRPADGAEILTALRRRAAEKILVLDGAMGTVIQRLGLTEADFRSDRFRDHAHDQKGNNDLLILTQPDAIRQIHLDYFLAGADVVETNTFSGTTIAQADYGMEPIIHELNAQGARLAREAALLAEKQDGRRRFVAGAIGPTNRTLSISPDVNNPGYRAVTFDQVCDAYAEQVRGLIAGGAELILIETIFDTLNAKAAVAASWQVFEETGIRLPIMISGTITDLSGRTLSGQTPTAFWHSLRHAEPLTFGLNCALGAREMRAHIDELSRTCDTLVCAYPNAGLPNEFGLYDESPEAMAKLVGEFAESGLVNMVGGCCGTTPDHIRAIAGAVAGKAPRRVPTVRPLMRLSGLEPFTLTPEIPFVNVGERTNVTGSARFRKLVTNGDYAAALDVARDQVAAGAQVIDVNMDEGLLDSQKAMVEFLNLVAAEPDIARVPVMIDSSKFPVIEAGLKCVQGKAIVNSISLKEGEEKFIAEAKICRAYGAAVVVMAFDEQGQADTLERKVAICTRAYEVLTQKVGFPPEDIIFDPNVFAVATGIEEHDGYGVAFIEAARIIRETLPHAHISGGISNLSFAFRGNEPVREAMHAVFLYHAIKVGMDMGIVNAGQLAVYDELPAELRELCEDVVLNRRSDATERLLDAAARFKEGGQAQAKGADLAWREAPVEKRLEHALVNGITEYIEADTEEARAKAERPLHVIEGPLMAGMNVVGDLFGAGKMFLPQVVKSARVMKQAVAYLMPFMEAEKAANGGVGGRQAAGKVLMATVKGDVHDIGKNIVGVVLACNNYEIIDLGVMVPAAKILDTARRENVDIVGLSGLITPSLDEMVHVAAEMEREGFDVPLLIGGATTSRVHTAVKIHPAYAKGQAVYVTDASRAVGVVSNLLSPDTKVQTIESVRAEYKRVAEAHARSEADKQRLPLARARANAFKADWSAYTPVKPTFTGTRVFRSYDVAELVPYIDWTPFLQTYEFKGRYPAILDDPEQGPAARALFEDAQAMLRQIVEERWFNPKAVIGFWPANAVGDDIRLFTGESRTEALATFHGLRQQLSKRDGRPNTCLSDFVAPAETGLPDYVGGFVVTAGLEEVRIAERFERQNDDYKSILVKALADRIAEAFAERMHERVRREFWAYAADEAYSPAELVTEPYAGIRPAPGYPAQPDHTEKTTLFDLLQAEPRIGVKLTESYAMWPGSSVSGLYLAHPDAHYFGVAKVERDQVEDYAARKGMDVAEVERWLGPVLNYDTARYRAAAE; this is encoded by the coding sequence ATGACCGACCCCCGCCCCGCCGACGGTGCCGAAATCCTGACCGCCCTGCGCCGGCGCGCGGCGGAGAAGATCCTCGTCCTCGACGGGGCGATGGGCACGGTGATCCAGCGCCTCGGCCTGACCGAGGCCGACTTCCGCAGCGATCGGTTCCGCGATCACGCCCATGACCAGAAGGGCAACAACGACCTCCTGATCCTGACGCAGCCCGACGCGATCCGGCAGATCCACCTCGATTACTTCCTCGCCGGCGCCGACGTCGTCGAGACGAACACCTTCTCGGGTACCACGATCGCTCAGGCCGATTACGGCATGGAGCCGATCATCCACGAATTGAATGCGCAAGGCGCGCGCCTCGCTCGCGAAGCGGCGTTGCTGGCGGAGAAGCAGGACGGTCGCCGCCGCTTCGTCGCCGGCGCGATCGGCCCGACGAACCGCACCCTGTCGATCTCGCCGGACGTCAACAATCCGGGCTACCGCGCCGTCACCTTCGATCAGGTCTGCGACGCCTACGCCGAGCAGGTGCGCGGCCTGATCGCCGGCGGCGCCGAGCTGATCCTGATCGAGACGATCTTCGACACGCTGAACGCCAAGGCGGCGGTGGCGGCGTCGTGGCAGGTCTTCGAGGAGACCGGCATCCGCCTGCCGATCATGATCTCGGGCACCATCACGGATCTGTCCGGCCGCACCCTGTCGGGCCAGACCCCGACGGCCTTCTGGCACTCGCTGCGCCACGCCGAGCCGCTGACCTTCGGGCTCAACTGCGCGCTCGGCGCCCGCGAGATGCGCGCCCATATCGACGAGCTGTCGCGCACCTGCGACACGCTGGTCTGCGCCTATCCGAATGCCGGCCTGCCGAACGAGTTCGGCCTCTACGACGAGAGCCCGGAGGCGATGGCCAAGCTCGTCGGCGAGTTCGCCGAGAGCGGCCTCGTCAACATGGTCGGCGGCTGCTGCGGCACCACGCCGGACCACATCCGCGCCATCGCCGGGGCGGTGGCCGGCAAGGCGCCGCGCCGCGTGCCGACCGTGAGGCCGCTGATGCGGCTGTCGGGCCTGGAGCCGTTCACGCTGACGCCCGAGATCCCGTTCGTGAATGTCGGCGAGCGCACCAACGTCACCGGCTCGGCGCGCTTCCGCAAGCTCGTCACCAACGGCGACTACGCCGCCGCCCTGGACGTGGCCCGTGACCAGGTCGCGGCCGGTGCCCAGGTGATCGACGTCAACATGGACGAGGGCCTGCTCGATTCGCAGAAGGCGATGGTCGAGTTCCTCAACCTCGTCGCCGCCGAGCCCGACATCGCCCGCGTGCCGGTGATGATCGACTCGTCGAAATTCCCGGTCATCGAGGCCGGCCTCAAATGCGTGCAGGGCAAGGCGATCGTGAACTCGATCTCCCTCAAGGAGGGGGAGGAGAAGTTCATCGCCGAGGCCAAGATCTGCCGCGCCTACGGCGCCGCCGTGGTGGTGATGGCCTTCGACGAGCAGGGCCAGGCCGACACGCTGGAGCGCAAGGTCGCGATCTGCACCCGCGCCTACGAGGTCCTCACCCAGAAGGTCGGTTTCCCGCCCGAGGACATCATCTTCGATCCCAACGTCTTCGCGGTGGCGACCGGCATCGAGGAGCATGACGGCTACGGCGTCGCCTTCATCGAGGCGGCGCGGATCATCCGCGAGACCCTGCCCCACGCCCATATCTCGGGCGGCATCTCGAACCTGTCCTTCGCCTTCCGCGGCAACGAGCCGGTGCGCGAGGCGATGCACGCGGTGTTCCTGTACCACGCGATCAAGGTCGGCATGGATATGGGCATCGTGAATGCCGGCCAGCTCGCGGTCTACGACGAGCTGCCGGCGGAGTTGCGCGAGCTGTGCGAGGACGTCGTCCTCAACCGCCGTTCCGATGCGACCGAGCGCCTGCTCGACGCCGCCGCCCGCTTCAAGGAGGGCGGGCAGGCGCAGGCCAAGGGCGCCGACCTCGCTTGGCGCGAGGCCCCGGTCGAGAAGCGCCTGGAGCACGCGCTGGTCAACGGCATCACCGAGTACATCGAGGCCGATACCGAGGAGGCACGGGCGAAGGCCGAGCGGCCGCTCCACGTCATCGAGGGCCCGCTCATGGCCGGCATGAACGTGGTCGGCGACCTGTTCGGCGCGGGAAAGATGTTCCTGCCGCAGGTGGTGAAGTCGGCCCGCGTCATGAAGCAGGCGGTGGCCTACCTGATGCCGTTCATGGAGGCGGAGAAAGCCGCCAACGGGGGTGTCGGCGGGCGGCAGGCCGCCGGCAAGGTGCTGATGGCGACCGTCAAGGGCGACGTCCATGACATCGGCAAGAACATCGTCGGCGTCGTGCTCGCCTGCAACAACTACGAGATCATCGATCTCGGCGTGATGGTGCCGGCGGCCAAGATCCTGGATACCGCGCGGCGTGAGAACGTCGACATCGTCGGCCTGTCGGGCCTGATCACGCCCTCCCTGGACGAGATGGTCCACGTCGCGGCCGAGATGGAGCGCGAGGGCTTCGACGTGCCGCTGCTGATCGGCGGGGCGACGACGAGCCGGGTCCACACCGCGGTGAAGATCCACCCGGCCTACGCCAAGGGCCAGGCGGTCTACGTGACCGATGCGAGCCGCGCCGTCGGCGTGGTCTCGAACCTGCTCTCGCCCGACACCAAGGTGCAGACGATCGAATCGGTGCGGGCCGAGTACAAGCGCGTCGCCGAGGCCCATGCCCGCTCGGAGGCCGACAAGCAGCGCCTGCCGCTGGCTCGTGCCCGCGCCAACGCCTTCAAGGCCGACTGGTCGGCGTACACGCCGGTCAAGCCGACCTTCACCGGCACGCGGGTGTTCCGCAGCTACGACGTGGCGGAGCTCGTCCCCTACATCGACTGGACGCCCTTCCTGCAGACCTACGAGTTCAAGGGCCGCTATCCGGCGATCCTCGACGACCCCGAGCAGGGGCCGGCCGCCCGCGCCCTGTTCGAGGACGCGCAAGCCATGCTGCGCCAGATCGTCGAGGAGCGCTGGTTCAACCCGAAGGCGGTGATCGGCTTCTGGCCGGCCAACGCGGTCGGCGACGACATCCGGCTGTTCACCGGCGAGAGCCGGACCGAGGCGCTCGCCACCTTCCACGGCCTGCGCCAGCAGCTCTCGAAGCGAGACGGGCGGCCGAATACCTGCCTGTCGGATTTCGTGGCGCCGGCCGAGACCGGGCTCCCGGACTATGTCGGCGGCTTCGTCGTCACGGCGGGCCTGGAGGAGGTGCGGATCGCCGAGCGCTTCGAGCGCCAGAACGACGATTACAAGTCGATCCTGGTCAAGGCGCTCGCCGACCGCATCGCCGAGGCCTTCGCCGAGCGGATGCACGAGCGGGTGCGGCGGGAGTTCTGGGCCTACGCGGCGGACGAGGCCTACAGCCCGGCCGAACTGGTCACCGAGCCCTATGCCGGCATCCGCCCGGCCCCGGGCTACCCGGCCCAGCCCGACCACACCGAGAAGACGACGCTGTTCGATCTGCTCCAGGCCGAGCCGCGCATCGGCGTCAAGCTCACCGAATCCTACGCGATGTGGCCGGGCTCCTCGGTCTCGGGCCTCTACCTCGCCCACCCGGACGCGCATTACTTCGGCGTCGCCAAGGTGGAGCGCGACCAGGTCGAGGATTACGCTGCCCGCAAGGGAATGGACGTGGCCGAGGTCGAGCGCTGGCTCGGGCCGGTGCTGAACTACGACACGGCGCGGTATCGGGCGGCGGCGGAGTAG
- a CDS encoding metalloregulator ArsR/SmtB family transcription factor, translated as MTATVPFADALGVLRAAAEETRLRILVLLGEGELSVSDLTDILGQSQPRISRHLKLLVEAGLVVRHREGAWAFFRLREGAAGLVAPLVAALDAGEPPLSEDRARLQAVRTQRAEAAQNFFARLAPQWDRVRSLHVPEATVEAAVLDVLGGGPIGSLVDLGTGTGRMLGLLAPRAARATGLDANHAMLSVARANLERQGLTRIDLRQGDIHAPPFGRASFDLVLIHQVLHYLDDPARALREAARLVAPGGRLLVVDFAPHSLEFLRADEAHRRLGFAPEQVAGWLSEAGLTDVRLRHLAPSGAAEHQLTVTLWLAHHPEAAAGLPDRAVA; from the coding sequence ATGACCGCCACCGTCCCCTTCGCCGACGCTCTGGGCGTGCTGCGCGCCGCGGCGGAGGAGACGCGCCTGCGCATCCTGGTGCTGCTCGGCGAGGGCGAATTGTCGGTCTCCGATCTCACCGACATCCTCGGCCAGTCGCAGCCGCGGATCTCGCGCCACCTCAAGCTCCTGGTCGAGGCCGGGCTGGTGGTGCGCCACCGCGAGGGCGCCTGGGCGTTCTTCCGCCTGCGCGAGGGCGCGGCGGGGCTGGTGGCGCCCCTCGTCGCGGCGCTCGACGCCGGCGAGCCGCCGCTCTCCGAGGACCGGGCCCGGCTCCAGGCGGTGCGGACGCAGCGGGCGGAGGCCGCCCAAAACTTCTTCGCGCGGCTCGCGCCGCAATGGGACCGGGTGCGCTCGCTCCACGTGCCGGAGGCCACCGTCGAGGCGGCGGTGCTCGACGTGCTCGGGGGAGGGCCCATCGGCAGCCTCGTCGATCTCGGCACCGGCACCGGGCGGATGCTCGGCCTGCTCGCGCCCCGGGCCGCCCGGGCCACGGGGCTGGATGCCAACCATGCCATGCTGTCGGTGGCCCGCGCCAACCTGGAGCGCCAGGGCCTGACCCGGATCGACCTGCGCCAGGGCGACATCCACGCGCCGCCCTTCGGCCGGGCGAGCTTCGACCTCGTGCTGATCCACCAGGTGCTGCACTACCTCGACGACCCGGCGCGGGCCCTGCGCGAGGCCGCGCGCCTCGTCGCGCCGGGCGGTCGCCTGCTGGTGGTCGATTTCGCGCCCCACAGCCTCGAATTCCTCCGCGCGGACGAGGCGCATCGCCGCCTCGGCTTCGCCCCCGAGCAGGTCGCCGGCTGGCTCTCCGAGGCCGGGCTGACCGACGTGCGGCTGCGCCACCTCGCGCCCTCCGGGGCCGCGGAGCACCAGCTCACCGTCACGCTCTGGCTCGCCCATCATCCGGAGGCGGCCGCCGGTCTGCCCGACCGCGCCGTCGCTTGA